AAGCTTCCAGCTTAACTTTTTTTATTTTAGGCTACGTGGAGAAATTGGTAGACTTGCCATCTTGAGGGGGTGGTGTTCGTAAGGACGTGTGGGTTCGAATCCCATCGTAGTCACATTAAAAAACCGTAAACACTTATCAAATAAGTATTTACGGTTTTATTTTTCCATATTTTTCCGGCATCTTTCCGGCAACTAACAATTAAAACGGATCAAACGCAAAGCTTGGGGATTACCCAAAAAGATTAGATAATCTAAATAAGAAGAAATCTACTTTACGCACTCCTCTAAATTGACTTCTAAATGCTTTTACTTTAGCATTAAAAGATTCTGCTGAAGCATTTGTACTTCTATTGTCAAAATAGTTTAAGATTGACTGGTAATTAACCGTTATAGTATTTAAAAGGATATTAAAATTTTTAAACCCTGACTCCTCTACATTCCTGTACCAATGTGCCAATTTTGTCATCGCAACGTGTTTATTGTTATGATTGTTGTAAATACCTCGTAGTTGTTGGGTTAAACTGTATGCCTTTTTAATATCGGGATATAAGCCAAATAACAATTGGGCTCGTTCATTTTGTCTTTCGGTCCATTTATCGCGGGATTTATAAAGAACATATCTACTTCTGGCGAGCAACTGTTTTACAGAGTCTCCATTAGATAAAAGATCTGGGAGATAAGTTTTTTTTTCTTTTTCCGCTTGTAATATGAATCGATTCTCAGTATCCATCGCTTCCCAACGATATTTTATTCTAATCTCCTGTAATGCTTCTAGAGCTAATTTTTGAACATGAAATCTATCGGTAACCTGTACCGCTTTTGGAAAACATTTTTTGGAAATCAACTTCATGGAATTAGCCATGTCAAGTGTTATTTCTTGAACCCAACTTCTTTTTTTGTAATCAATTTTACAGATATGTTCAATGACCTGATCTGCCTTTGTCCCTGCAATAATAGCAACTAGGCAACCTTTTTTACCTTTAGCTTCCTTATTGGTTACAATAGTAAAAAGCTCACCCTGAGACAAGGCTACTTCATCAATTGACAAGTGGGTACCTATATTTTCAGGATAAATAATCCACTCATGTGCATGTTCACGTTGAGCCCACGTACTAAAGGAGCTTAAATGTTTTTTGTATTGTCTTTGTAACTTTTTCCCATTGACTCCAAAGAAACCTCCAATGGTATGACAGTCAATAGCAGTTTTATCTATTAATTTCTTTTAAAAAAGCCGCAAACTCCTGAGTCATGCGGGTTCCCTTGGCAACTAGATTCCAATCTCTTTTAACGATCTCACTTGTGTCTTTATTGGTCCAGCGACGTCTTTTGATGTGTAGATACACGAACTTCCCTCTCAAAGGAAAGTCCTGAATAGTGATCTCATCCTGGAAACCCTTTGAGATTAACTGAAGTCCATTAAATTCTGACGGAGGTTTGGCATTCTCTTCAAAGTATAGGTGTAATATTTCTTCTGTATTAGTAGAAGAAACCACTTCAAAATGGTCAACTAAAAAATCAGGAAGCATAAACTTCAATAGCTCTATTGGGGTCATATCAAATTCTTAGATTGCAAATTTCTGATTTTATTTTGACATTCCTCCCCAACTTTTGTTCTTGATCCATTAAAACATCCCTATAACGGGGCCGCAACGTGCTTCCGATTTTGCAAATGCATGGAAAGCTATGGGAATTAAACCTTCAGTAGGTGAAAAAATACTGGTCGAATTAAAATTGACTTGGCATCATTTAGATGATTTAGATGAAAATTTAAAAGGTACTATGCAACTAATCCAGACAGACATCCATATAGCAACTTTACCTCATAAAGGTAGCCCTATACAAATAAAAACTGTTTTAGATATTAAATAAAAAAATATAATTGAATTTAAAATAGAAAATAAGCTTATCACTCCAGAGGAATTAAATAAGTTTGAACTAGAAATAGAGCTATCGCTACCAGAAGATTATAAAGCCCATATGTTAAAATATAATGGAGGAACTCCATTAAGCTATTATTTCTATTTTGGAGAACCTGAAGATGGTATACGCCTATCTTATTTCTTTTCTATCGAATACGGTGCTTTGCTCGTAGAAAAACAAGATTATTTACCCAAAATGCATATTAGTATTGGTAAAACAGAAACAGGTTACCTATCTATGTCTCTTGATGAAGAAAATTTCGGCGCTATATATGTATATTATTCTGAAGTAGAATTAGAACTTATAGCCACCTCGTTTACAGAGTTTTTAAATGGCTTAATAGATTACTCTGATGATTTTGAAAACCAGTAATAGATTAAACTGGAGTTGCTAACTTAACCTG
The Flavobacterium kingsejongi genome window above contains:
- a CDS encoding transposase; this translates as MGGFFGVNGKKLQRQYKKHLSSFSTWAQREHAHEWIIYPENIGTHLSIDEVALSQGELFTIVTNKEAKGKKGCLVAIIAGTKADQVIEHICKIDYKKRSWVQEITLDMANSMKLISKKCFPKAVQVTDRFHVQKLALEALQEIRIKYRWEAMDTENRFILQAEKEKKTYLPDLLSNGDSVKQLLARSRYVLYKSRDKWTERQNERAQLLFGLYPDIKKAYSLTQQLRGIYNNHNNKHVAMTKLAHWYRNVEESGFKNFNILLNTITVNYQSILNYFDNRSTNASAESFNAKVKAFRSQFRGVRKVDFFLFRLSNLFG
- a CDS encoding transposase; translated protein: MTPIELLKFMLPDFLVDHFEVVSSTNTEEILHLYFEENAKPPSEFNGLQLISKGFQDEITIQDFPLRGKFVYLHIKRRRWTNKDTSEIVKRDWNLVAKGTRMTQEFAAFLKEINR
- a CDS encoding HNH endonuclease, with translation MGIKPSVGEKILVELKLTWHHLDDLDENLKGTMQLIQTDIHIATLPHKGSPIQIKTVLDIK
- a CDS encoding SMI1/KNR4 family protein — its product is MTPEELNKFELEIELSLPEDYKAHMLKYNGGTPLSYYFYFGEPEDGIRLSYFFSIEYGALLVEKQDYLPKMHISIGKTETGYLSMSLDEENFGAIYVYYSEVELELIATSFTEFLNGLIDYSDDFENQ